In Haloarchaeobius litoreus, the following are encoded in one genomic region:
- the mch gene encoding methenyltetrahydromethanopterin cyclohydrolase, protein MDSLNRMAIELVDEAIDFAEVLDVGAYELENEATVLDFGVDFDGGIEAGTLLTEIQTAGMATVQTRMDEVAGAPLRYVDLLTDHPDLALLCSQKAGWEVGVEDFEGLGSGPARALVGTEDVFRKIGYHDAFDLTVLTVESDALPGEAVAEHVAEMTETNPSSVYLVGFRTASLAGSVSIAARAAELAVFRLSELGYDPRDVISASGTAPVAPVAGSEEAAMARTNDALAYGGRVHLTVREEFDRFDEVPSSAREEYGEPFEQVFDDAGWDFYDIDESVFAPAQVTVDVVGGPTAVYGETDEEILAASFGL, encoded by the coding sequence ATGGACAGTCTCAACCGGATGGCCATCGAGCTCGTGGACGAGGCCATCGACTTCGCGGAGGTACTCGACGTCGGCGCGTACGAACTGGAGAACGAGGCGACGGTGCTCGACTTCGGCGTCGACTTCGACGGCGGCATCGAGGCCGGGACGCTGCTCACCGAGATACAGACGGCCGGTATGGCGACCGTCCAGACACGCATGGACGAGGTCGCCGGCGCGCCGCTCCGGTACGTCGACCTCCTCACCGACCACCCGGACCTCGCGCTGCTGTGCTCGCAGAAGGCCGGCTGGGAGGTCGGCGTCGAGGACTTCGAGGGCCTGGGCAGCGGCCCCGCCCGCGCCCTCGTCGGCACCGAGGACGTGTTCCGGAAGATCGGCTACCACGACGCCTTCGACCTGACCGTCCTCACCGTCGAGTCCGACGCGCTCCCCGGCGAGGCCGTCGCCGAGCACGTCGCCGAGATGACCGAGACCAACCCCTCCTCGGTGTACCTCGTCGGCTTCCGGACCGCCAGCCTCGCCGGCAGCGTCAGCATCGCCGCCCGCGCGGCGGAGCTCGCCGTCTTCCGGCTGTCGGAGCTCGGCTACGACCCACGCGACGTGATCTCGGCATCGGGGACCGCCCCCGTGGCACCGGTCGCCGGCTCGGAGGAGGCCGCCATGGCCCGGACGAACGACGCGCTGGCCTACGGCGGACGGGTCCACCTCACCGTGCGCGAGGAGTTCGACCGGTTCGACGAGGTTCCGTCCTCGGCGCGCGAGGAGTACGGCGAGCCCTTCGAGCAGGTGTTCGACGACGCCGGCTGGGACTTCTACGACATCGACGAGAGCGTGTTCGCGCCGGCGCAGGTCACCGTCGACGTGGTCGGCGGCCCGACCGCGGTGTACGGCGAGACGGACGAGGAGATACTGGCGGCGTCGTTCGGACTGTGA
- a CDS encoding thiamine-binding protein: MTTVAFLSVAPVVEGSMAAEVAKAVAALDGFDVSYETTPMGTTIEADDAATVFAAAQAAHEAVDGDRVSTFLKIDDKRSVETTADAKVDAVEVHLGREARSGEN; encoded by the coding sequence ATGACGACCGTCGCCTTCCTCTCGGTCGCGCCCGTCGTCGAGGGGAGCATGGCCGCGGAGGTGGCGAAGGCCGTCGCCGCGCTCGACGGGTTCGACGTCTCCTACGAGACGACCCCGATGGGGACGACCATCGAGGCCGACGACGCCGCGACCGTCTTCGCCGCCGCGCAGGCCGCCCACGAGGCCGTCGACGGCGACCGCGTCTCGACGTTCCTCAAGATCGACGACAAGCGAAGCGTCGAGACGACCGCCGACGCGAAGGTCGACGCCGTCGAGGTGCACCTCGGGCGGGAGGCGCGCTCCGGCGAGAACTGA
- a CDS encoding universal stress protein: protein MERILVVIRNKSETTRELVHEAGVVAAGTGAELRLLHVMPDEEYDERMSSRLESKTGGYSLDEAEGEAKRLAAEVGRRALSDVDVDYDVIAAVGHEEETILDVAADQECDHLFVAGRRRSPSGKALFGDLTQRLLLNFDGMVTVHLTDER, encoded by the coding sequence ATGGAACGAATACTCGTTGTCATCCGGAACAAGTCAGAGACGACCCGAGAGCTGGTACACGAAGCAGGTGTGGTCGCGGCCGGCACAGGAGCGGAGCTACGCCTGCTGCACGTGATGCCCGACGAGGAGTACGACGAGCGGATGTCCTCGCGACTGGAGAGCAAGACGGGCGGCTACTCGCTCGACGAGGCCGAGGGGGAGGCGAAACGGCTCGCCGCGGAGGTCGGTCGCCGTGCCCTCTCCGACGTCGACGTGGACTACGACGTCATCGCCGCGGTCGGCCACGAGGAGGAGACCATCCTCGATGTCGCGGCCGATCAGGAGTGCGACCACCTGTTCGTCGCCGGCCGTCGGCGCTCGCCCAGCGGGAAGGCGCTGTTCGGCGACCTCACCCAGCGCCTCCTGCTGAACTTCGACGGCATGGTCACCGTCCACCTCACCGACGAGAGATGA
- a CDS encoding RNA methyltransferase, with protein MTVSVLVPSSLVREAEDKREATRKLGYVARAATVFRADRLVVFDDEDGERRWGGGFVSTVLAYAATPPYLRKEAWGQRGELEYAGILPPLRATSQTGSESNGSGSLRQGIVTEVGPDRRVRVNCGLQHPISLVTPPEMGELTEGERVTVRVSSRRPVRARLVDEPLPGFSVERMDLQAALAREDAGLRIATSRHGEPLTVGRLAGLAGRVEGDGATIAFGSPERGLPAILGFPEADVPAGGDEDATEPIGGFDLWLNSIPNQGSEVVRTEEAVFATLGLLTLTE; from the coding sequence ATGACAGTCAGCGTACTCGTGCCGTCGTCCCTCGTCCGGGAAGCCGAGGACAAACGCGAGGCCACTCGCAAACTCGGTTACGTCGCCCGCGCGGCGACGGTGTTCCGGGCCGATCGACTCGTCGTCTTCGACGACGAAGACGGCGAACGGCGATGGGGCGGCGGGTTCGTAAGCACGGTACTCGCCTACGCGGCGACGCCCCCCTACCTCCGAAAGGAGGCGTGGGGGCAGCGAGGCGAACTGGAGTACGCGGGCATCCTGCCGCCGCTCCGCGCCACGTCACAGACCGGCTCCGAATCGAACGGTTCGGGGTCGTTAAGACAGGGAATCGTGACCGAGGTCGGACCTGACAGGCGCGTACGGGTCAATTGCGGCTTGCAACACCCGATCTCCCTCGTGACGCCCCCAGAAATGGGCGAACTCACGGAGGGGGAGCGCGTGACCGTCAGGGTCTCTTCGCGACGTCCGGTCCGTGCACGGCTGGTCGACGAACCCCTCCCGGGGTTCTCGGTCGAACGCATGGACCTGCAGGCGGCGCTCGCCCGTGAGGATGCCGGGCTCCGTATCGCGACCTCGCGCCACGGTGAACCGCTCACCGTGGGGCGACTCGCGGGCCTGGCCGGACGGGTCGAGGGCGATGGTGCGACCATCGCCTTCGGTTCGCCCGAGAGAGGGCTGCCTGCGATACTCGGATTCCCCGAGGCCGATGTACCGGCCGGCGGGGACGAGGACGCCACCGAACCCATCGGCGGGTTCGACCTTTGGCTCAACTCGATTCCGAACCAGGGCAGCGAGGTCGTTCGCACCGAAGAAGCGGTGTTCGCGACGCTCGGACTGCTCACGCTCACAGAGTGA
- a CDS encoding 50S ribosomal protein L3, with product MPQPSRPRKGSLGFGPRKRASSEVPRFSSWPDDDGQPTLQGFAGYKAGMTHVVMINDESNSPREGMEETVPVTIVETPPMRAVALRAYEDTPYGKRPLTEVWTDEFHDELDRVLDLPEDADDNTDELHEALEAGDVDEVRAITHTVPSDVSGVPKKKPDVMETRIGGGSIQERVDFGLELVEDGGVHEMNDTFRAGEYTDVSGVTKGKGTQGPVKRWGVQKRKGKHARQGWRRRIGNLGPWNPSRVRSTVPQQGQTGYHQRTELNKRLIDIGDAEDVDDVNVDGGFVNYGEVSGPFTLVKGSLPGPDQRVLRFRPAIRPNDQPRLDPEVRFVSTASNQG from the coding sequence ATGCCACAACCAAGCAGACCACGCAAAGGTTCGCTCGGGTTCGGCCCGCGCAAGCGCGCCTCTTCGGAGGTTCCGCGCTTCTCGAGCTGGCCGGACGACGACGGACAGCCGACGCTGCAGGGATTCGCCGGCTACAAGGCCGGCATGACCCACGTGGTGATGATCAACGACGAGTCCAACTCCCCCCGCGAAGGGATGGAGGAGACCGTCCCAGTCACCATCGTGGAGACACCGCCCATGCGGGCGGTTGCCCTGCGAGCGTACGAGGACACGCCGTACGGAAAGCGTCCGCTCACGGAGGTCTGGACCGACGAGTTCCACGACGAACTCGACCGCGTCCTGGACCTGCCGGAGGACGCAGACGACAACACCGACGAGCTCCACGAGGCGCTCGAAGCCGGTGACGTCGACGAGGTTCGGGCCATCACGCACACGGTCCCCTCCGACGTCTCCGGTGTGCCGAAGAAGAAGCCCGACGTGATGGAGACCCGCATCGGCGGGGGCTCCATCCAGGAACGGGTCGACTTCGGCCTCGAACTCGTCGAGGACGGCGGCGTCCACGAGATGAACGACACCTTCCGCGCCGGTGAGTACACCGACGTCTCCGGCGTCACGAAGGGCAAGGGCACCCAGGGCCCCGTCAAGCGCTGGGGCGTCCAGAAACGCAAGGGCAAACACGCCCGCCAGGGATGGCGCCGACGCATCGGTAACCTCGGCCCGTGGAACCCGAGCCGCGTTCGCTCGACGGTTCCCCAGCAGGGTCAGACCGGGTACCACCAGCGTACGGAGCTGAACAAGCGCCTCATCGACATCGGCGACGCGGAGGATGTCGACGACGTGAACGTCGACGGCGGCTTCGTCAACTACGGCGAGGTCAGCGGTCCGTTCACGCTCGTGAAGGGCTCGCTCCCGGGTCCGGACCAGCGCGTCCTGCGCTTCCGCCCGGCCATCCGACCGAACGACCAGCCGCGCCTCGACCCAGAGGTCCGGTTCGTCTCCACAGCATCGAACCAGGGATAA
- the rpl4p gene encoding 50S ribosomal protein L4, giving the protein MQATIYDLDGEETGTLDLPEVFESRYRPDLIRRAVRAAQANRKQEYGADEYAGMRTSAESFGSGRGMAHVPRSNGRGARVPQAVGGRKAHPPKAEKKQGEDVNTKERKQAFRSALAATVDAERVAERGHAFDDDLALPVVVADDFEDLLKTQEVVSFLEGIGAHDDVERADEGRSIRAGRGTTRGRKYKQPKSLLFVTSSEAGPSKAARNLAGVDVATASNVNVEDLAPGAHPGRLTVFTESAVAEVADR; this is encoded by the coding sequence ATGCAGGCAACCATCTACGACCTGGACGGCGAGGAGACAGGCACGCTCGACCTGCCGGAGGTCTTCGAGAGCCGGTACCGACCGGACCTCATCCGACGTGCCGTCCGCGCCGCACAGGCCAACCGGAAACAGGAGTACGGTGCCGACGAGTACGCCGGCATGCGTACCTCCGCTGAATCGTTCGGCTCCGGCCGCGGCATGGCACACGTGCCGCGGTCGAACGGTCGGGGTGCCCGCGTCCCCCAGGCGGTCGGGGGTCGCAAGGCACACCCGCCGAAGGCCGAGAAGAAGCAGGGCGAGGACGTCAACACCAAGGAGCGCAAGCAGGCGTTCCGGAGTGCGCTGGCCGCGACCGTCGACGCAGAGCGCGTCGCCGAGCGCGGACACGCGTTCGACGACGACCTCGCGCTGCCCGTCGTCGTCGCCGACGACTTCGAGGACCTGCTGAAGACCCAGGAGGTCGTCAGCTTCCTCGAGGGTATCGGCGCCCACGACGACGTCGAGCGCGCCGACGAGGGGCGCTCCATCCGTGCTGGCCGTGGGACCACCCGTGGCCGCAAGTACAAGCAGCCGAAGTCGCTGCTGTTCGTCACCTCCAGCGAGGCCGGCCCGTCGAAGGCCGCACGCAACCTCGCCGGTGTCGACGTGGCGACCGCGTCGAACGTCAACGTGGAGGACCTCGCGCCCGGCGCACACCCGGGCCGACTGACCGTGTTCACCGAGTCCGCCGTCGCGGAGGTGGCCGACCGATGA
- a CDS encoding 50S ribosomal protein L23 — MSSIIKFPLVTEKAMNDMDFENKLQFVVYMDATKPEIRDAVEERFDVGVEKVNTQNTMNGNKKAVVRLSEDDDAQEVASRIGVF; from the coding sequence ATGAGCTCGATCATCAAGTTCCCCCTCGTGACGGAGAAGGCGATGAACGACATGGACTTCGAGAACAAGCTCCAGTTCGTCGTCTACATGGACGCGACCAAGCCCGAGATCCGCGACGCCGTCGAGGAGCGCTTCGACGTCGGCGTGGAGAAGGTCAACACGCAGAACACGATGAACGGCAACAAGAAGGCCGTCGTCCGCCTCTCCGAGGACGACGACGCCCAGGAAGTCGCCTCGCGGATCGGGGTGTTCTGA
- a CDS encoding 50S ribosomal protein L2 — MGRRIQGQRRGRGGPTFRAPSHRYKADLQHKQTEDSDVVSGTVVDIEHDPARSAPVVAVEFDDGDRRLVLAPEGVAVGDELQVGVSAEIAPGNTLPLAEIPEGVPVCNIERQPGDGGKFARASGTSADLITHDRKATVVQLPSGEMKRLDPQCRATVGVVAGGGRTEKPFVKAGKKYHKMKARGTKWPNVRGVAMNAVDHPFGGGGRQHPGRPKSVSRDAPPGRKVGDIASRKTGRGGGGKE, encoded by the coding sequence ATGGGACGCAGAATCCAGGGTCAGCGTCGTGGCCGCGGTGGGCCGACGTTCCGTGCCCCCAGCCACCGGTACAAGGCTGACCTCCAGCACAAGCAGACGGAAGATTCGGACGTCGTCAGCGGCACCGTCGTCGACATCGAGCACGACCCCGCCCGGTCCGCACCGGTCGTGGCGGTCGAGTTCGATGACGGCGACCGACGCCTCGTGCTCGCGCCCGAGGGCGTCGCCGTCGGCGACGAACTGCAGGTCGGTGTCTCCGCCGAAATCGCACCCGGCAACACGCTCCCGCTCGCCGAGATCCCTGAGGGGGTCCCGGTGTGCAACATCGAGCGCCAGCCCGGTGACGGCGGCAAGTTCGCCCGCGCGTCGGGCACCAGCGCCGACCTCATCACCCACGACCGCAAAGCGACGGTCGTCCAGCTGCCCAGCGGCGAGATGAAGCGCCTCGACCCGCAGTGCCGCGCCACCGTCGGCGTGGTCGCTGGCGGTGGGCGCACGGAGAAGCCGTTCGTGAAGGCAGGCAAGAAGTACCACAAGATGAAAGCGCGCGGCACCAAGTGGCCGAACGTTCGTGGCGTGGCGATGAACGCCGTCGACCACCCGTTCGGTGGCGGTGGCCGCCAGCACCCCGGCCGACCGAAGTCCGTCTCGCGGGACGCTCCGCCGGGACGCAAGGTCGGTGACATCGCCTCCCGGAAGACCGGTCGAGGCGGAGGTGGCAAAGAATGA
- a CDS encoding 30S ribosomal protein S19: MSSEYRTGREGEEFTYRGHTVDELQEMSIEDVAELLPARQRRSIERGLSVEKEKLLEKASEKTEEETANNPIRTHLRDVPVLPEFVGLTFAVYTGQEFKRVKVEPEMIGHYLGEFQLTRTSVEHGQAGIGATRSSKFVPLK, from the coding sequence ATGAGTTCCGAGTACCGAACCGGCCGTGAGGGTGAGGAGTTCACCTACCGCGGTCACACGGTCGACGAGTTGCAGGAGATGAGCATCGAGGACGTCGCAGAACTGCTCCCCGCTCGCCAGCGGCGAAGCATCGAGCGCGGTCTCTCCGTGGAGAAGGAGAAGCTCCTCGAGAAGGCCAGCGAAAAGACCGAGGAGGAGACGGCCAACAACCCGATCCGGACGCACCTGCGCGACGTGCCGGTGCTCCCGGAGTTCGTCGGCCTGACGTTCGCCGTCTACACCGGCCAGGAGTTCAAGCGCGTCAAGGTAGAGCCCGAGATGATCGGGCACTATCTCGGCGAGTTCCAGCTCACCCGCACGTCCGTCGAGCACGGACAGGCCGGCATCGGCGCGACACGCTCCTCGAAGTTCGTGCCACTGAAGTGA
- a CDS encoding 50S ribosomal protein L22, whose product MGINYSVDADPDTTAKAMLRERHMSHKHSKAVARAIKGETVGDAREYLEAVVEGERSVPFKQHNSGVGHRSDIDGWDAGRYPEKVSKAFIELLGNVVNNADQQGFDGETMEIVHVAAHKVGESPGRKPRAMGRASAWNTPQVDVELIVEEVDN is encoded by the coding sequence ATGGGAATCAACTACAGCGTCGACGCGGACCCGGACACGACGGCCAAGGCCATGCTCCGGGAGCGTCACATGAGCCACAAGCACAGCAAGGCCGTCGCTCGCGCCATCAAGGGCGAGACCGTCGGCGACGCCCGGGAGTATCTCGAGGCGGTCGTCGAGGGCGAGCGTTCGGTCCCGTTCAAACAGCACAACAGCGGCGTCGGCCACCGCAGCGACATCGACGGCTGGGACGCGGGTCGCTACCCCGAGAAGGTCTCCAAGGCCTTCATCGAGCTGCTCGGTAACGTCGTGAACAACGCGGACCAGCAGGGCTTCGACGGAGAGACGATGGAGATCGTCCACGTCGCCGCCCACAAGGTCGGCGAGTCACCCGGCCGCAAGCCCCGAGCGATGGGGCGCGCCTCGGCGTGGAACACGCCGCAGGTCGACGTCGAACTCATCGTAGAGGAGGTCGATAACTAA
- a CDS encoding 30S ribosomal protein S3 produces MADEHQFIEDGLQKSQIDEFFADELGRAGYGGMEVAKTPMGTQIVLKAEKPGMVIGKGGENIRKVTTALEERFDLDDPQIDVQEVDEPDLNARIVADRLANALERGWYFRKAGHTTLERIMDSGALGAEIVLSGKVTGARSRVEKFNDGYIKHNGEPAETIVDEGQGVAVMKLGTIGVTVKIIPPEAELPDDFEIYDDADVEELTPEAVEANESVEELLEEPEEGELEQLQEEAAEADSEDEDSEVEAEVVEEVVEETAEEFDDEEVEVPSDDDVAEELDELDEAVEEEAAAMVEEMDAADDEEEE; encoded by the coding sequence ATGGCAGACGAACACCAGTTCATCGAAGACGGACTGCAGAAGTCCCAGATCGACGAGTTCTTCGCCGACGAGCTCGGCCGTGCGGGCTACGGCGGCATGGAGGTCGCGAAGACCCCGATGGGCACGCAGATCGTGCTCAAGGCCGAGAAGCCCGGCATGGTCATCGGCAAGGGCGGCGAGAACATCCGGAAGGTAACGACGGCGCTCGAAGAGCGCTTCGACCTGGACGACCCGCAGATAGACGTACAGGAGGTCGACGAACCCGACCTCAACGCACGCATCGTCGCGGATCGCCTCGCGAACGCTCTCGAACGCGGCTGGTACTTCCGCAAGGCTGGTCACACCACGCTCGAGCGCATCATGGACTCCGGTGCCCTCGGCGCCGAGATCGTCCTCTCGGGCAAGGTCACGGGCGCCCGCTCGCGCGTCGAGAAGTTCAACGACGGCTACATCAAGCACAACGGCGAGCCCGCCGAGACCATCGTCGACGAGGGTCAGGGCGTCGCCGTGATGAAGCTCGGCACCATCGGCGTGACGGTGAAGATCATTCCGCCGGAGGCCGAGCTGCCGGACGACTTCGAGATCTACGACGACGCGGACGTCGAGGAGCTCACACCGGAGGCCGTCGAGGCCAACGAGTCCGTCGAGGAGCTGCTCGAGGAGCCCGAGGAGGGCGAGCTCGAGCAGCTCCAGGAGGAGGCCGCCGAGGCCGACTCCGAGGACGAGGACAGCGAGGTCGAGGCGGAAGTCGTCGAGGAGGTCGTCGAGGAGACGGCCGAGGAGTTCGACGACGAAGAGGTCGAGGTTCCCAGCGACGACGACGTCGCCGAGGAGCTCGACGAGCTCGACGAGGCTGTCGAGGAAGAGGCCGCCGCGATGGTCGAGGAGATGGACGCCGCGGACGACGAGGAGGAGGAGTAA
- the rpmC gene encoding 50S ribosomal protein L29 — translation MAILRTSEIRDLTAREREEELDELETELLNAKAVQAAGGAPENPGRIGELRKTIARIKTIQQEEGDSEDDE, via the coding sequence ATGGCGATTCTTCGAACCAGCGAGATTCGAGACCTCACCGCGCGCGAGCGCGAGGAGGAGCTCGACGAACTCGAGACGGAACTGCTGAACGCGAAGGCCGTGCAGGCCGCCGGTGGGGCCCCGGAGAACCCGGGACGCATCGGTGAGCTGCGCAAGACCATCGCGCGCATCAAGACGATCCAGCAGGAAGAAGGCGACTCCGAGGACGACGAATAA
- a CDS encoding ribonuclease P protein component 1 yields the protein MALTPETLPRHELNGHWVTVVDAANPDLVGIAGRVVVETTNTLHVDPAAGRAGSAEGDTRVRQVPKRGTTFEFRLTDETADPAKGSGTASEPDHPTGEDAAHVTVDGARLLSRPALRTETTGDSKWR from the coding sequence ATGGCGCTGACACCCGAGACACTGCCCCGGCACGAACTCAACGGCCACTGGGTGACCGTGGTCGACGCGGCGAACCCCGACCTCGTCGGGATAGCCGGGCGTGTCGTCGTCGAGACGACGAACACGCTCCACGTCGACCCGGCAGCCGGTCGCGCCGGTTCGGCCGAGGGAGACACTCGGGTGCGCCAGGTGCCCAAACGCGGCACGACGTTCGAGTTTCGGCTCACAGATGAAACCGCCGACCCCGCGAAGGGATCGGGGACCGCTTCCGAACCGGACCACCCTACCGGCGAGGACGCGGCCCACGTTACGGTGGATGGAGCCAGACTGCTCTCACGACCCGCACTGCGCACCGAAACAACAGGTGATTCGAAATGGCGATAG
- a CDS encoding 50S ribosomal protein L14 — protein MEALKADVTQGLEKGSLIHCSDNSGARQLKIISVSGYHGTKNRHPKAGIGDKVTVSVTKGTPEERRQVKEAVIIRQRKPIRRPDGTRVKFEDNAAVLINENEEPQGSEIKGPIAREVAERFGSVASTATMIV, from the coding sequence ATGGAGGCACTGAAGGCCGACGTCACGCAGGGCCTCGAGAAGGGGTCGCTGATTCACTGTTCCGACAACAGTGGTGCCCGACAGCTGAAGATCATCTCGGTCTCCGGCTACCACGGCACCAAGAACCGGCACCCCAAGGCTGGCATCGGCGACAAGGTGACCGTCTCGGTGACCAAGGGGACGCCCGAAGAGCGTCGCCAGGTCAAGGAGGCAGTCATCATCCGCCAGCGCAAGCCGATCCGCCGTCCCGACGGCACGCGCGTGAAGTTCGAAGACAACGCGGCCGTCCTCATCAACGAGAACGAGGAACCGCAGGGCTCGGAGATCAAGGGCCCCATCGCGCGTGAGGTCGCAGAGCGCTTCGGAAGCGTCGCATCCACGGCTACGATGATAGTATGA
- the rplX gene encoding 50S ribosomal protein L24, with protein sequence MTRQPRKQRNQSEHAPLHQKGKQLNATLAEDLREEYGKRRARINAGDTVEVMRGDFAGDEGEVLDVDVKAGTISVEEVTLETADGEEVPRRLEPSNVRITELDLEDEVREARLEGDDE encoded by the coding sequence ATGACACGACAACCACGCAAACAGCGCAACCAGAGCGAGCACGCGCCCCTGCACCAGAAGGGCAAGCAGCTCAACGCGACGCTGGCCGAGGACCTCCGCGAGGAGTACGGAAAGCGTCGTGCCCGCATCAACGCGGGCGACACGGTCGAGGTCATGCGCGGCGACTTCGCGGGCGACGAGGGCGAGGTCCTCGACGTCGACGTGAAGGCCGGCACGATCTCCGTGGAGGAGGTCACGCTCGAGACCGCCGACGGCGAGGAAGTGCCGCGGCGTCTGGAGCCGTCGAACGTCCGCATCACGGAGCTGGACCTCGAGGACGAGGTGCGGGAGGCGCGGCTGGAAGGTGATGACGAATGA
- a CDS encoding 30S ribosomal protein S4e — translation MTKHQKRLSVPNSWPVERKTNTFTVKADSGPHGEAGVPLVILLRDVLGYVDSKKEARYALNQGTILVNGDAVADEQRPIGMFDIVAFTERDEYYRVFPDEGGRLSLTPIDEADADSKLGKIVGKRQVTGGDTQLTLHDGQTLQLEDAADYGGNDSLVVSNEGTEVVAHFPYEEGALVTAVAGSHAGEVGEIEDIDVTPGSGSNTVTVTQDDGQFETIEEYVVVIDENFVGGED, via the coding sequence ATGACCAAGCACCAGAAGCGACTCTCCGTTCCGAACTCCTGGCCGGTCGAGCGAAAGACGAACACGTTCACGGTGAAGGCCGACTCCGGCCCGCACGGCGAGGCCGGCGTCCCGCTGGTCATCCTCCTGCGGGACGTGCTCGGCTACGTCGACTCGAAGAAGGAGGCCCGCTACGCCCTCAACCAGGGCACCATCCTGGTCAACGGCGACGCGGTCGCCGACGAACAGCGCCCCATCGGCATGTTCGACATCGTCGCGTTCACCGAGCGTGACGAGTACTACCGCGTCTTCCCCGACGAGGGCGGTCGGCTCTCGCTGACCCCCATCGACGAGGCCGACGCGGACTCGAAGCTGGGCAAGATCGTCGGCAAGCGCCAGGTCACTGGCGGCGACACGCAGCTCACGCTGCACGACGGCCAGACGCTCCAGCTCGAGGACGCCGCCGACTACGGCGGGAACGACTCGCTCGTCGTCTCCAACGAGGGGACCGAGGTCGTCGCGCACTTCCCGTACGAGGAGGGCGCGCTCGTCACGGCCGTCGCCGGCAGCCACGCTGGCGAGGTCGGCGAGATCGAGGACATCGACGTCACGCCCGGCTCGGGCTCGAACACGGTCACCGTCACGCAGGACGACGGCCAGTTCGAGACCATCGAGGAGTACGTCGTCGTCATCGACGAGAACTTCGTCGGAGGTGAGGACTGA
- a CDS encoding 50S ribosomal protein L5 yields MSEAEFHEMREPTIEKVVVHMGVGEGGRELANAEDIIEAVTGQESVRTQAKSTMPDFGIRQGDPIGTKVTLRGEDAHEFLEIALALADVSATQFDETGNFSFGIEEHTDFPSQEYDPNVGIFGLDVTVNLVRPGYRVAKRDKRSQQIPSNHRLDAEDAITFVEANFDVEVTR; encoded by the coding sequence ATGTCGGAAGCCGAGTTCCACGAGATGCGCGAGCCCACCATCGAGAAGGTCGTCGTCCACATGGGCGTCGGCGAGGGTGGCCGCGAACTCGCGAACGCGGAGGACATCATCGAGGCGGTCACGGGTCAGGAGTCCGTCCGGACCCAGGCCAAGTCGACGATGCCGGACTTCGGCATCCGTCAGGGCGACCCCATCGGCACGAAGGTCACACTTCGCGGTGAGGACGCCCACGAGTTCCTCGAGATCGCACTCGCGCTCGCGGACGTTTCCGCGACGCAGTTCGACGAGACCGGAAACTTCAGCTTCGGCATCGAGGAGCACACGGACTTCCCGTCCCAGGAGTACGACCCGAACGTCGGGATCTTCGGGCTGGACGTCACGGTCAACCTCGTCCGGCCGGGCTACCGCGTCGCCAAGCGCGACAAGCGGTCCCAGCAGATCCCGTCGAACCACCGCCTCGACGCGGAGGACGCGATCACCTTCGTCGAGGCCAACTTCGACGTCGAGGTGACACGATGA
- a CDS encoding 30S ribosomal protein S14, with the protein MSESEELDTGEHAAKRTGQMEECQRCGRKQGLVGKYDIWLCRQCFREIARDMGFKKYR; encoded by the coding sequence ATGAGCGAAAGCGAAGAACTAGACACCGGCGAGCACGCCGCAAAGCGGACGGGTCAGATGGAGGAGTGCCAGCGCTGTGGCCGCAAGCAGGGCCTCGTTGGCAAGTACGACATCTGGCTCTGTCGGCAGTGCTTCCGAGAGATTGCCCGCGACATGGGCTTCAAGAAGTATCGATAA